A genomic window from Pseudocitrobacter corydidari includes:
- the htpG gene encoding molecular chaperone HtpG yields MKGQETRGFQSEVKQLLHLMIHSLYSNKEIFLRELISNASDAADKLRFRALSNPDLYEGDGELRVRVSFDKDKRTLTIADNGIGMNRDEVIDHLGTIAKSGTKAFLESMGSDQAKDSQLIGQFGVGFYSAFIVADKVTVRTRAAGDAAENGVFWESEGEGDYTVADITKADRGTEITLHLREGEDEFLDDWRVRSIISKYSDHIALPVEIEKREEKDGETVISWEKINKAQALWTRNKSEIKDEEYTEFYKHIAHDFTDPLTWSHNRVEGKQEYTSLLYIPSQAPWDLWNRDHKHGLKLYVQRVFIMDDAEQFMPNYLRFVRGLIDSNDLPLNVSREILQDSAVTRSLRGALTKRVLQMLEKLAKDDAEKYQTFWKQFGLVLKEGPAEDSANQEAIAKLLRFASTHTDSSEQTVSLADYVSRMKEGQEKIYYITADSYAAAKSSPHLELLRKKGIEVLLLSDRIDEWMMNYLTEFDGKPFQSVAKADESIDKLADEVDESAKEAEKALTPFVERVKTLLGDRVKEVRLTHRLTDTPAIVTTDADEMSTQMAKLFAAAGQAVPDVKYIFELNPDHVLVKRTADTQDEAQFKEWVELLLDQALFAERGTLEDPNQFIRRMNQLLVS; encoded by the coding sequence ATGAAAGGACAAGAAACTCGTGGTTTTCAGTCTGAAGTGAAACAACTTCTGCATCTGATGATCCATTCCCTGTATTCCAATAAAGAAATTTTCCTGCGTGAGCTTATCTCTAACGCCTCGGATGCGGCTGACAAGCTGCGTTTCCGTGCGCTCTCCAACCCGGACCTTTACGAAGGTGACGGCGAGCTGCGCGTGCGTGTTTCCTTCGATAAAGATAAGCGTACGTTGACCATTGCCGATAACGGCATTGGTATGAATCGCGATGAAGTCATCGACCATCTGGGGACTATCGCTAAATCCGGTACCAAAGCGTTCCTCGAATCGATGGGCTCTGACCAGGCGAAAGACAGCCAGCTGATTGGTCAGTTTGGCGTCGGCTTCTACTCGGCGTTTATCGTGGCCGATAAAGTGACTGTACGCACCCGCGCGGCGGGCGACGCGGCAGAAAACGGCGTCTTCTGGGAGTCAGAAGGTGAAGGCGATTACACCGTTGCCGATATCACCAAAGCCGATCGCGGCACCGAAATCACCCTGCATCTGCGCGAAGGCGAAGATGAATTCCTCGATGACTGGCGTGTACGTTCCATCATCAGCAAGTACTCCGACCATATCGCGCTGCCGGTTGAAATTGAAAAACGGGAAGAAAAAGACGGTGAAACCGTTATTTCCTGGGAAAAAATCAACAAAGCACAGGCGCTGTGGACGCGTAACAAGTCAGAAATCAAAGACGAAGAATATACCGAGTTCTACAAACACATCGCCCATGACTTCACTGACCCGCTGACCTGGAGCCACAACCGTGTGGAAGGTAAGCAGGAATACACCAGCCTGCTGTATATTCCGTCGCAGGCACCATGGGATCTGTGGAACCGTGACCATAAACATGGCCTGAAACTGTACGTGCAGCGCGTGTTTATCATGGACGACGCCGAGCAGTTCATGCCGAACTACCTGCGCTTTGTGCGTGGTCTGATAGATTCTAACGATCTGCCGCTGAACGTCTCCCGTGAAATCCTTCAGGACAGCGCGGTCACCCGCAGCCTGCGCGGCGCGCTGACCAAACGCGTGCTGCAAATGCTGGAAAAACTGGCGAAAGACGACGCGGAAAAATATCAGACCTTCTGGAAACAGTTTGGCCTGGTACTCAAAGAAGGCCCGGCGGAAGACAGCGCCAACCAGGAAGCGATTGCGAAACTGCTGCGCTTCGCGTCTACGCATACGGACTCTTCAGAGCAGACCGTTTCGCTGGCAGACTACGTTTCCCGCATGAAAGAAGGGCAGGAAAAAATTTACTACATCACCGCTGACAGCTATGCGGCAGCGAAAAGCAGCCCGCACCTGGAGCTGCTGCGTAAGAAAGGCATCGAAGTTCTGCTGCTTTCTGACCGCATCGACGAGTGGATGATGAACTACCTGACCGAGTTCGACGGTAAGCCGTTCCAGTCCGTTGCTAAAGCCGATGAGTCCATCGACAAACTGGCGGATGAAGTGGACGAAAGCGCCAAAGAAGCGGAAAAAGCGCTGACGCCGTTCGTGGAGCGCGTGAAAACCCTGCTGGGCGATCGCGTGAAAGAGGTGCGTCTGACGCACCGTCTGACCGATACCCCGGCCATCGTCACCACCGACGCGGACGAAATGAGCACCCAGATGGCGAAACTGTTTGCCGCTGCGGGCCAGGCCGTGCCGGACGTGAAGTACATCTTTGAACTGAACCCGGACCACGTGCTGGTTAAACGCACGGCGGACACCCAGGATGAAGCCCAGTTTAAAGAGTGGGTTGAGCTGCTGCTCGATCAGGCGTTGTTCGCTGAGCGCGGTACGCTGGAAGATCCGAACCAGTTTATCCGCCGTATGAACCAGTTGCTGGTGTCCTGA
- the recR gene encoding recombination mediator RecR has translation MQTSPLLTQLMEALRCLPGVGPKSAQRMAFTLLQRDRSGGMRLAQSLTRAMSEIGHCADCRTFTEQEVCNICSNPRRQENGQICVVESPADIYAIEQTGQFSGRYFVLMGHLSPLDGIGPDDIGLDRLEQRLETESLTEVILATNPTVEGEATANYIAELCAQHGVEASRIAHGVPVGGELEMVDGTTLSHSLAGRHKIRF, from the coding sequence ATGCAAACCAGCCCGCTGTTAACTCAGCTTATGGAAGCACTGCGCTGCCTGCCGGGCGTTGGTCCGAAGTCCGCGCAGCGTATGGCGTTTACGCTGCTGCAGCGCGATCGCAGCGGCGGAATGCGTCTGGCGCAGTCGCTGACCCGCGCTATGTCGGAAATCGGCCACTGTGCCGATTGCCGCACCTTCACCGAGCAGGAAGTCTGTAACATCTGTTCGAACCCGCGTCGCCAGGAAAACGGCCAAATCTGCGTGGTGGAGAGTCCTGCGGACATCTACGCCATTGAGCAGACCGGGCAGTTTTCTGGCCGCTACTTCGTGCTGATGGGCCACCTGTCGCCGCTCGACGGCATCGGGCCCGATGATATCGGTCTCGACCGCCTGGAGCAGCGTCTGGAAACGGAATCGCTCACTGAAGTTATCCTCGCCACCAACCCCACGGTGGAAGGGGAGGCGACCGCTAACTACATCGCCGAGCTGTGCGCTCAGCACGGTGTGGAAGCCAGCCGCATCGCCCACGGCGTACCCGTTGGCGGCGAACTGGAGATGGTCGATGGCACCACGCTGTCGCACTCGCTCGCCGGTCGTCATAAGATTCGTTTTTAA
- a CDS encoding YbaB/EbfC family nucleoid-associated protein, translated as MFGKGGLGNLMKQAQQMQEKMQQMQEEIAKLEVTGESGAGLVKVTINGAHNCRRVEIDPSLLEDDKDMLEDLVAAAFNDAARRIDETQKEKMASVSSGMQLPPGMKLPF; from the coding sequence ATGTTTGGTAAAGGCGGTCTGGGTAACCTGATGAAACAGGCCCAGCAGATGCAAGAAAAAATGCAGCAGATGCAGGAAGAAATCGCGAAACTGGAAGTGACCGGCGAATCCGGCGCAGGTCTGGTAAAAGTGACCATCAACGGCGCACACAACTGCCGTCGCGTGGAAATCGACCCAAGCCTGCTGGAAGATGACAAAGACATGCTGGAAGATCTGGTTGCTGCGGCATTCAACGATGCGGCGCGTCGCATTGATGAAACCCAGAAAGAGAAAATGGCCTCCGTGTCCTCCGGTATGCAACTGCCGCCGGGTATGAAGCTGCCGTTCTGA
- the dnaX gene encoding DNA polymerase III subunit gamma/tau yields the protein MSYQVLARKWRPQTFADVVGQEHVLTALANGLSLGRIHHAYLFSGTRGVGKTSIARLLAKGLNCETGVTATPCGVCDNCREIEEGRFVDLIEIDAASRTKVEDTRDLLDNVQYAPARGRFKVYLIDEVHMLSRHSFNALLKTLEEPPAHVKFLLATTDPQKLPVTILSRCLQFHLKALDVEQIRHQLEHILGEEKIAFEPRALQLLARSADGSLRDALSLTDQAIASGEGQLTTASVSTMLGTLDDDQALSLIEALVAADGERVMALVNEAAQRGIEWEALLVEMQSLLHRIAMVQLSPSALGSDMAPVEQRMRDLARTVPPTDVQLYYQTLLIGRKELPYAPDRRMGIEMTLLRALAFHPRMPLPEPEVPQHNFAPQAATAMMTPPPVQPQTAPAPRGPDVPLPESTNQVLAARRQLQQGNAGAPKTKKSEPAAASRARPVNNAALERLASVTERVSSRPAPSALEKAPAKKEAYRWKSTLPTQEVKVEVATPKALKKALEHEKTPELAAKLAAEAIERDEWAAQVSQLALPKLVEQVALNAWKEQSGNTICLHLRPTQRHLNSPGAQQKLAEALSTLNGAPVELTIIEDDNSTQRTPLEWRQAIYEEKLAQAREAIIADNNIQTLRRFFDADLDEESIRPI from the coding sequence ATGAGTTATCAGGTCTTAGCCCGAAAATGGCGACCACAAACCTTCGCTGACGTCGTCGGCCAGGAACATGTGCTGACTGCACTGGCGAACGGCTTGTCGTTAGGGCGCATTCATCACGCCTATCTCTTTTCCGGCACCCGTGGCGTCGGTAAAACCTCTATCGCCCGTTTGTTGGCGAAGGGGCTGAACTGCGAAACCGGTGTTACTGCTACGCCCTGCGGCGTGTGCGATAACTGCCGTGAAATCGAAGAGGGGCGTTTTGTCGATTTAATCGAAATCGATGCCGCGTCGCGCACCAAAGTTGAAGACACGCGCGACCTGCTCGATAACGTCCAGTACGCCCCGGCGCGTGGGCGTTTCAAAGTCTATCTGATCGATGAAGTGCACATGCTCTCCCGCCACAGCTTTAACGCGCTGTTAAAAACGCTGGAAGAGCCGCCTGCGCACGTCAAATTCCTGCTGGCAACCACCGACCCGCAAAAACTGCCGGTGACCATTCTTTCCCGTTGCCTGCAATTCCATCTTAAAGCGCTGGATGTCGAACAAATTCGTCATCAGCTTGAGCACATTCTCGGCGAAGAGAAAATTGCCTTTGAGCCGCGCGCACTGCAACTGCTTGCCCGTTCGGCAGATGGCAGCCTGCGTGATGCGTTAAGCCTGACGGATCAAGCCATTGCCAGCGGGGAAGGGCAACTGACCACCGCGTCAGTCAGCACCATGCTGGGTACGCTCGATGACGACCAGGCGCTTTCATTGATTGAAGCGCTGGTCGCCGCCGATGGTGAACGCGTCATGGCGCTGGTCAACGAGGCCGCACAACGTGGTATCGAGTGGGAAGCGCTGCTGGTTGAAATGCAAAGTCTGCTGCATCGCATTGCCATGGTGCAGCTGTCGCCGTCCGCGCTGGGCAGCGATATGGCCCCGGTCGAGCAGCGGATGCGTGATTTAGCGCGAACCGTACCGCCGACCGATGTTCAGCTCTACTACCAAACCCTGCTGATTGGCCGCAAGGAACTGCCTTACGCGCCAGACCGCCGGATGGGTATTGAGATGACGTTGCTGCGCGCGTTGGCGTTCCATCCGCGTATGCCGCTGCCAGAGCCGGAAGTGCCCCAGCACAACTTCGCGCCGCAGGCCGCGACGGCGATGATGACACCGCCGCCGGTTCAGCCGCAGACAGCGCCTGCGCCGCGCGGGCCGGATGTACCGCTACCTGAATCAACCAATCAGGTGCTGGCCGCTCGTCGTCAGCTTCAGCAGGGCAATGCAGGAGCGCCCAAAACAAAAAAGAGTGAACCGGCAGCCGCTTCCCGCGCGCGGCCGGTGAATAACGCTGCGCTGGAAAGACTGGCTTCGGTAACGGAACGCGTTTCATCGCGTCCTGCGCCGTCGGCACTCGAGAAAGCACCGGCGAAGAAAGAGGCCTATCGCTGGAAATCCACCCTGCCGACCCAAGAGGTCAAAGTGGAGGTGGCAACGCCAAAAGCGTTGAAGAAAGCGCTGGAGCATGAAAAAACGCCGGAACTGGCCGCGAAACTGGCTGCTGAGGCCATCGAGCGCGACGAGTGGGCCGCGCAGGTGAGCCAACTGGCGCTGCCGAAGCTGGTTGAGCAGGTGGCGCTCAACGCGTGGAAAGAGCAAAGCGGCAATACGATTTGCCTGCATCTGCGTCCCACCCAGCGACATCTGAACTCGCCGGGCGCGCAGCAGAAGCTGGCCGAGGCGCTGAGCACTTTAAACGGCGCACCCGTTGAATTGACTATCATTGAAGATGATAATTCAACCCAGCGAACGCCGCTTGAGTGGCGTCAGGCCATTTATGAAGAGAAACTCGCGCAAGCGCGTGAGGCGATAATCGCGGATAACAACATTCAGACTCTGCGTCGATTCTTCGATGCGGACCTGGACGAAGAGAGTATCCGCCCCATTTGA
- the apt gene encoding adenine phosphoribosyltransferase: MTATAQQLEFLKNSIKSIHDYPKPGILFRDVTSLLEDPKAYALSIELLVNRYKDAGITKVVGTEARGFLFGAPVALAMGVGFVPVRKPGKLPRETIAESYELEYGTDQLEIHVDAIKPGDKVLVVDDLLATGGTIEATVKLIRRLGGEVTDAAFIINLFDLGGEQRLEKQGITSYSLVSFPGH, encoded by the coding sequence ATGACCGCTACTGCACAGCAGCTTGAATTTCTGAAGAACAGCATTAAAAGCATTCACGACTATCCGAAGCCGGGCATTCTTTTCCGTGACGTCACCAGTTTACTGGAGGATCCGAAAGCCTACGCCCTCAGCATTGAATTGCTGGTGAATCGCTATAAAGATGCGGGTATCACTAAAGTCGTGGGTACCGAAGCGCGTGGTTTCCTGTTTGGTGCACCGGTGGCCCTGGCGATGGGCGTAGGTTTTGTGCCGGTACGTAAGCCGGGTAAACTGCCGCGCGAAACTATCGCGGAAAGCTATGAACTGGAATACGGCACCGATCAACTGGAAATCCATGTTGATGCGATCAAACCCGGCGATAAAGTGCTGGTTGTGGACGATCTGCTGGCGACCGGCGGCACTATCGAAGCGACCGTTAAACTGATCCGTCGTTTGGGTGGTGAAGTGACCGATGCGGCATTCATCATCAATCTGTTCGACCTCGGTGGTGAGCAGCGCCTGGAAAAACAGGGTATCACCAGCTACAGCCTGGTTTCCTTCCCGGGCCACTAA
- a CDS encoding DUF454 family protein codes for MQRTILIIIGWLAVALGTLGVVLPLLPTTPFILLAAWCFARSSPRFHHWLLYRSWFGGYLRHWQKYRAMPRGAKPRAIILILVTFAISLWLVKMMWVRILLLVILACLLIFMWRIPVIDAEQQKP; via the coding sequence ATGCAACGCACTATTTTAATCATTATTGGCTGGCTGGCGGTAGCCCTGGGCACATTAGGCGTGGTTTTGCCGTTGCTGCCTACCACGCCGTTTATCCTGCTCGCCGCCTGGTGCTTTGCGCGCTCGTCGCCGCGTTTTCACCACTGGCTGCTTTATCGCTCCTGGTTTGGCGGCTATTTGCGCCACTGGCAGAAGTATCGTGCCATGCCGCGCGGGGCAAAGCCTCGGGCTATTATCCTAATTCTGGTGACCTTCGCTATCTCGCTATGGCTGGTGAAGATGATGTGGGTTCGCATACTGTTGCTGGTGATTCTGGCCTGTCTGCTGATTTTCATGTGGCGGATCCCGGTGATTGATGCGGAACAACAAAAGCCGTAA
- the priC gene encoding primosomal replication protein N'', which produces MKIAQLLQTLEAQLARLQVRIAPLAQHATLTPRFDRQLFHTRSTTLQACLNEAQKNFSELQRAVEQQQLPQVAWLAEQLAAQIEAISRESEAWTLRAWDSASPAQTRWQRKRLQTQEFERRLLEMKQTREQQLAQATTFDEQQRLGREIIAFDARLARCRQALQDIENVLARLTR; this is translated from the coding sequence GTGAAAATAGCGCAGCTTTTACAAACGCTGGAAGCCCAGCTTGCCCGGCTGCAAGTGCGCATCGCGCCGCTGGCGCAGCACGCCACCCTGACGCCCCGCTTTGACCGGCAACTGTTTCACACCCGCAGCACCACGCTACAGGCGTGCCTGAATGAAGCGCAGAAGAATTTCAGCGAGTTGCAGCGCGCCGTTGAGCAGCAGCAGCTTCCGCAGGTGGCCTGGCTTGCCGAGCAACTGGCTGCACAAATTGAGGCCATCAGCCGGGAAAGTGAGGCCTGGACACTGCGTGCCTGGGATAGCGCCTCACCCGCGCAAACGCGCTGGCAGCGCAAACGCCTGCAAACTCAGGAGTTTGAACGCCGATTGCTGGAGATGAAGCAGACGCGTGAGCAACAGCTTGCGCAGGCGACTACCTTTGATGAGCAGCAGCGGCTTGGCCGCGAAATTATCGCCTTTGATGCCCGTCTGGCGCGCTGCCGACAGGCTTTGCAGGACATTGAAAACGTACTGGCGCGCCTGACGCGCTAA
- the rsmS gene encoding pleiotropic regulatory protein RsmS translates to MSLENAPDDVKLAVDLIMLLESHDIAPDVVLSALEIVKRDFEKKLAPGGATLTGPTRLHKP, encoded by the coding sequence ATGTCGCTGGAAAATGCGCCGGATGACGTTAAGCTGGCGGTGGATTTAATAATGCTGCTGGAGAGTCACGATATCGCGCCGGATGTGGTGTTAAGCGCGCTGGAAATAGTGAAGCGAGATTTCGAGAAGAAGCTGGCGCCCGGTGGCGCTACGCTTACCGGGCCTACAAGATTGCACAAACCGTAG
- the mscK gene encoding mechanosensitive channel MscK yields MLHNIRSRNTFFAFIVVIACLFCAVTAAQARATSGNDLPDRAEIQAQIDAINKKKDPTPADKLELQDLTETVQFLDKIDRVKDETVQLQKKVDQAPAQLREATEKLNALSDVDNDDETRKTLSTLSLRQLEARLTQMVDDLQNAQNDLATYNTQLVSLQTQPERVQNAMNAASQQLQQIRNSLNGTTVGEGALRPSQQTMLQVQQALLNAELDQQRKSLQGNTTLQDTLQKQRDYITAYSTRLEHQLQLLQEAANNKRLTLTEKTAQETASPEDTARIQANPLVKQELEINHQLSQRLINVTESGNQLVQQNIRVKNWLDRALQSERNVKEQIAVLKGSLLLSRILYQQQQTLPSADELEDMTNRIADLRLEQFEINQQRDAMFQSEDFVAKLEEGHTSEVTPEVHDALLQLVDARREALDLINKQLGNQLMMAINLQINQQQLMSVSKNLKEILTQQIFWVNSNKPMGWDWIKSFPGALKDQFKAMKITVNWEKAWPAVFIAFLAGLPLLLIAGLIRWKLAWLRVYQARLAEQVGQLRNDSQLHTPKAILIDLIRALPVVLVILAVGLILLTMQLNISDLLWAFCKKLATFWLIFGLCWKVLEKDGVAVRHFNMPEQLTSHWRRQIVRISLALLPLHFWSVVAELSPLHLMDDVLGQFVILLNLLVIAILVWPMCRDSWRDKESHGLRLVTITVLSLVPIGLMVLTATGYFYTTLRLSGRWIETVYLVIVWNLLYQTVLRGLSVAARRIAYRRAVARRQNIVKEGAEGAEPQEEPTIALEQVNQQTLRITMLLMVCLFAAAFWGIWSDLISVFTYLDSITLWHYSGTEAGASVVKNVTMGSLLFAVIAATIAWALIRNLPGLLEVLVLSRLNMRQGASYAITTILNYVIIAVGAMTVFGSLGVSWDKLQWLAAALSVGLGFGLQEIFGNFVSGIIILFERPVRIGDTVTIGTFSGTVSRIRIRATTITDFDRKEVIIPNKAFVTERLINWSLSDTITRVVISLGVAYGSDLDKVKEILLKAAMEHPKVMHDPEPIVLFTTFGASTLDHELRLYVRELRDRSYTVDELNRTIDRLCRENNINIAFNQLEVHLHNEKGDEVTEVKRDNNGGNNLAVAD; encoded by the coding sequence GAAATTCAGGCACAAATCGATGCTATCAATAAGAAGAAAGATCCCACCCCGGCGGACAAGCTGGAACTACAGGATCTGACCGAGACCGTCCAGTTCCTGGATAAAATCGATCGCGTCAAAGACGAAACCGTCCAGTTGCAGAAGAAAGTCGATCAGGCCCCGGCGCAGCTGCGCGAGGCCACTGAGAAACTGAATGCGCTGAGCGACGTCGACAATGACGATGAAACGCGTAAAACGCTCTCGACGCTGTCATTACGTCAGCTGGAAGCGCGCTTAACGCAGATGGTTGATGACCTGCAAAATGCCCAGAACGATCTGGCGACCTACAATACCCAACTGGTTTCGCTGCAAACGCAGCCTGAGCGCGTGCAGAACGCCATGAATGCGGCGTCGCAGCAGCTTCAACAAATTCGTAATAGCCTGAACGGCACCACGGTAGGGGAAGGCGCGCTGCGTCCCTCGCAGCAAACCATGTTGCAGGTGCAGCAGGCACTGCTCAACGCGGAACTCGATCAGCAACGTAAAAGCTTGCAGGGCAACACCACGTTGCAGGATACCCTGCAAAAACAGCGTGATTATATTACCGCTTACAGCACCCGCCTTGAGCACCAGCTTCAGCTTTTGCAGGAAGCGGCTAACAATAAGCGCTTAACGCTGACAGAAAAAACGGCGCAGGAAACCGCTTCGCCGGAAGACACGGCGCGCATTCAGGCGAATCCGCTGGTTAAACAGGAGCTGGAAATCAACCACCAGTTAAGTCAGCGCCTGATTAACGTCACCGAAAGCGGTAACCAGCTGGTTCAGCAAAACATCAGAGTCAAGAACTGGCTCGACCGTGCGCTGCAATCCGAGCGTAACGTGAAAGAGCAGATTGCGGTACTGAAAGGTAGCCTGCTGCTCTCGCGTATTCTTTATCAGCAGCAACAGACTCTGCCTTCCGCCGATGAACTGGAAGACATGACCAACCGCATTGCGGATTTGCGTCTGGAGCAGTTCGAAATTAACCAGCAGCGTGATGCTATGTTCCAGAGTGAAGATTTTGTCGCCAAACTGGAAGAGGGGCACACCAGCGAAGTTACGCCGGAAGTGCATGACGCGCTGCTGCAACTGGTTGACGCGCGTCGTGAGGCGCTGGACTTAATTAACAAACAGTTGGGAAACCAGCTGATGATGGCTATCAACCTGCAAATCAATCAGCAGCAGTTGATGAGCGTATCGAAAAACCTCAAAGAGATCCTTACTCAGCAAATCTTCTGGGTAAACAGCAACAAACCGATGGGCTGGGACTGGATTAAATCTTTCCCCGGCGCGCTGAAAGACCAGTTCAAGGCGATGAAAATCACCGTAAACTGGGAAAAAGCGTGGCCAGCCGTCTTCATCGCCTTCCTGGCGGGCCTGCCGCTGCTGCTGATTGCCGGGCTGATCCGCTGGAAACTGGCCTGGCTGCGTGTGTATCAGGCGCGTTTGGCGGAACAGGTAGGACAACTACGCAACGACAGCCAGTTGCATACGCCAAAAGCGATTCTCATCGACCTGATAAGAGCCTTGCCGGTGGTATTAGTGATTCTGGCCGTTGGCCTGATTCTGCTGACCATGCAGCTCAACATCAGCGACCTGCTGTGGGCGTTCTGTAAAAAACTGGCGACCTTCTGGCTGATCTTCGGCCTGTGCTGGAAAGTACTGGAAAAAGACGGCGTCGCTGTACGCCACTTCAATATGCCAGAACAGCTCACCAGCCACTGGCGTCGTCAGATTGTGCGCATCAGCCTTGCGTTGCTGCCGCTGCACTTCTGGTCCGTGGTGGCGGAGCTTTCGCCACTGCACCTGATGGACGACGTGCTGGGCCAGTTTGTTATTCTGCTGAACCTGCTGGTGATTGCCATTCTGGTATGGCCGATGTGCCGCGACAGCTGGCGTGATAAAGAGTCGCATGGGCTGCGTCTGGTGACGATTACCGTGCTGTCGCTGGTACCGATTGGTTTGATGGTACTGACGGCGACGGGCTACTTCTATACCACGCTGCGCCTCTCCGGCCGCTGGATTGAAACCGTCTACCTGGTGATTGTCTGGAACCTGCTTTATCAAACCGTTCTGCGCGGGTTGAGCGTCGCGGCGCGGCGTATCGCTTATCGCCGTGCGGTCGCGCGTCGTCAGAATATCGTGAAAGAGGGCGCGGAAGGCGCGGAGCCACAGGAAGAGCCGACCATCGCGCTGGAGCAGGTCAACCAGCAAACGCTGCGTATCACCATGCTGCTGATGGTGTGTCTGTTCGCGGCGGCGTTCTGGGGGATCTGGTCAGACTTAATCTCCGTCTTTACCTATCTCGACAGCATTACTCTGTGGCATTACAGCGGCACGGAAGCGGGTGCCAGCGTGGTGAAAAACGTCACCATGGGCAGCCTGCTGTTTGCGGTGATTGCGGCCACCATTGCCTGGGCGCTCATCCGCAACTTACCGGGCCTGCTGGAAGTGCTGGTGCTCTCGCGCCTGAACATGCGCCAGGGCGCGTCCTACGCCATTACCACGATCCTCAACTACGTGATCATCGCCGTCGGCGCAATGACGGTGTTTGGCTCGCTGGGCGTCTCGTGGGACAAACTGCAATGGCTGGCGGCGGCGTTATCGGTCGGCCTCGGTTTTGGTTTACAGGAGATATTCGGTAACTTTGTCTCCGGTATCATTATCCTGTTTGAACGCCCGGTACGTATTGGCGATACCGTGACGATCGGCACCTTCTCGGGGACGGTCAGCAGGATCCGCATCCGTGCGACGACCATCACCGACTTTGACCGTAAAGAGGTGATCATCCCGAACAAAGCGTTTGTGACCGAGCGCCTGATCAACTGGTCGCTCAGCGATACGATTACACGTGTGGTGATAAGCCTTGGCGTGGCGTATGGATCCGATCTCGATAAGGTGAAAGAGATCCTGCTGAAAGCGGCGATGGAGCACCCGAAAGTGATGCACGATCCGGAGCCAATTGTGCTGTTCACCACTTTTGGTGCCAGCACGCTGGATCACGAGCTGCGTCTGTATGTGCGTGAACTGCGCGATCGAAGCTACACCGTCGATGAGCTGAACCGCACCATCGATCGTCTGTGCCGTGAAAATAACATCAACATTGCGTTTAACCAGCTGGAAGTTCATCTGCACAATGAGAAGGGCGATGAAGTGACGGAAGTGAAGCGTGATAACAACGGTGGTAACAATCTCGCGGTAGCGGATTAA